From one Tetragenococcus osmophilus genomic stretch:
- a CDS encoding PBP1A family penicillin-binding protein — protein sequence MDFQRFFSTIKKYLSSFWAWLKPYLVQFHHWRKRIWKKYHVNKILLLLGLIVVLVMSVYLFYIAKTTKVQELKAGLQEETVIYDKDENEAGSVSSQKGTYVEVKDMSPHVVDAVVSTEDRNFYQHHGFDIKGIARAGLRMVIRRNASGGGGSTITQQLAKNAYLSLDQTFNRKAKELFLAIEIEKNYSKDEIMSMYLNNSYFGNGVWGVQDAARKYFGVDATDLTVGESATIAGMLKGPSLYNPIDNPENASTRRDTVLQLMVDNDKLSAENAQQEEQVAMDSLVNDTYQQEDEGYQYPYYFDAVIEEAEEKYDIKADDLMNRGYKVYTALDMNFQDGMQEVYDNNGYFPSDASDGTMVQSGSVAVDPNTGGIQAVVGRRGEHTFRGFNFATDMQRSPGSTIKPLSVYTPALEAGYMPDSVLKDEPQDYYDAKNYSGDYSGEVPMYQAVAESLNLPAVWLLHEMGISKGYNKVEEFGLDLTKSDQYYGLALGGLEYGTSPMEMAGAYSSFANGGTLYQPHLITKIVDANGAVIVDNTKPKGEKIISKETSNEMNSMLLGTFSNGTAASANPYGYTVAGKTGTTEKDYDPEQNNDQWIIGYTPDTVISTWLGYEEADKEHTFSGTSGEVVGQVFKAQAENMLPYSNNTSFEVANAYNTDGKVTASSEDTDDSSEENEGSWQEGVDQFTDDAKEGLGEFGERVKEGGKDLIRGFKERFN from the coding sequence ATGGATTTTCAGCGCTTTTTTAGTACGATAAAAAAGTATCTATCGTCATTTTGGGCATGGCTGAAACCATACCTTGTACAGTTTCATCACTGGCGCAAGCGAATTTGGAAGAAATATCATGTCAATAAAATACTATTATTATTGGGGCTAATTGTTGTCTTAGTCATGAGCGTTTACCTTTTTTACATAGCTAAAACAACGAAGGTCCAGGAATTAAAAGCAGGATTACAAGAAGAGACAGTAATTTATGATAAAGATGAGAACGAGGCAGGCAGTGTATCTTCACAAAAGGGAACTTATGTTGAGGTAAAAGATATGTCTCCTCATGTGGTGGACGCCGTGGTTTCGACTGAAGATCGTAATTTTTATCAGCATCATGGTTTTGATATTAAAGGAATCGCACGTGCTGGTTTACGTATGGTTATCAGAAGGAACGCTTCTGGTGGCGGTGGGAGCACAATTACTCAACAGTTAGCTAAAAATGCTTATTTATCACTTGATCAAACCTTTAACCGTAAAGCAAAAGAATTATTTTTAGCGATTGAAATCGAGAAAAATTATAGCAAAGATGAAATCATGTCTATGTATTTAAATAACTCTTATTTCGGTAATGGGGTTTGGGGAGTTCAAGATGCGGCCCGAAAATATTTTGGTGTCGATGCTACTGATTTAACCGTAGGAGAATCAGCCACAATTGCGGGAATGTTAAAAGGTCCTTCCTTATATAACCCGATTGATAACCCAGAAAATGCAAGTACACGTCGTGATACGGTCTTACAATTAATGGTAGATAACGATAAGTTGTCCGCCGAAAATGCGCAACAAGAAGAACAAGTGGCAATGGATAGCTTAGTGAATGATACTTATCAACAAGAAGATGAAGGTTATCAATATCCTTATTATTTTGATGCGGTAATTGAAGAAGCGGAAGAAAAGTATGATATTAAAGCAGATGATTTAATGAATCGTGGTTATAAAGTTTATACTGCTCTTGATATGAACTTTCAAGATGGGATGCAAGAAGTTTATGATAATAATGGGTATTTCCCTAGTGATGCTTCAGATGGAACGATGGTCCAATCTGGGTCAGTAGCTGTTGATCCTAACACAGGGGGGATCCAAGCTGTAGTAGGTAGACGTGGAGAGCACACCTTTAGAGGATTTAATTTTGCTACGGATATGCAACGTTCGCCTGGCTCAACGATAAAACCTCTGAGTGTTTATACGCCAGCGCTTGAAGCAGGGTATATGCCTGATAGCGTCTTAAAAGATGAGCCACAAGATTATTATGATGCGAAAAATTATAGTGGCGATTATTCAGGTGAAGTTCCTATGTACCAAGCAGTGGCGGAAAGCCTAAATTTACCAGCTGTTTGGTTATTACATGAGATGGGAATAAGCAAAGGTTATAATAAGGTGGAAGAATTCGGACTTGATCTGACAAAATCAGACCAATATTACGGGCTAGCGTTAGGTGGTCTAGAATACGGTACGTCTCCTATGGAAATGGCTGGAGCTTATAGCTCTTTTGCTAATGGAGGAACTTTATATCAACCCCATTTGATTACTAAAATTGTTGATGCTAATGGAGCTGTAATTGTTGATAATACAAAACCTAAAGGTGAAAAAATTATTTCAAAAGAAACTTCAAATGAAATGAATAGTATGCTTTTGGGAACATTTTCAAATGGAACAGCTGCTAGTGCTAACCCGTATGGATATACAGTGGCTGGTAAGACTGGAACTACAGAAAAGGATTATGATCCAGAACAAAACAATGACCAATGGATTATTGGTTATACGCCGGATACAGTTATTTCTACTTGGCTTGGTTATGAAGAGGCAGATAAAGAACATACTTTCAGTGGTACAAGCGGAGAAGTTGTCGGTCAAGTTTTTAAAGCTCAAGCTGAAAACATGCTTCCTTATAGTAATAATACTTCATTTGAAGTGGCTAATGCTTATAACACTGATGGCAAAGTTACAGCTTCTTCTGAGGATACGGACGATTCTTCAGAAGAAAATGAGGGAAGTTGGCAAGAAGGAGTTGACCAATTTACTGATGATGCTAAGGAAGGCCTTGGAGAATTCGGTGAACGAGTAAAAGAAGGAGGAAAAGACCTCATTCGTGGTTTTAAGGAGCGTTTTAATTAA
- a CDS encoding RluA family pseudouridine synthase, with translation MEYSITLPAFQKTMTLRELLENEWLVPRKVRHFLRVRRNVWRNHQPIKFHEYVYANDLITLRIEETDYNYQKVNSGAKENVNILYEDEHLIVLNKPAGVKTHPNQPTETKTLLNDLTAYLSEQGTQPYVVHRLDMETSGVILFAKNPLVLPILGRLLEKKKIHRAYQATVWGKLSANRTIDKKIGRDRHDRRKRIVDPKGGKPAKTQVKVYQTHKNTSEVYCTLTTGRTHQIRVHLASIGHPVVGDPLYQNKKASRLYLHAYEMELFHPFTQEQLKITAQPGIW, from the coding sequence ATGGAGTATTCAATAACTTTACCTGCTTTTCAAAAAACAATGACTTTGCGCGAACTATTAGAAAACGAATGGCTTGTCCCACGAAAAGTACGTCATTTTTTGCGAGTCCGTAGAAATGTTTGGCGAAATCATCAACCAATAAAATTTCATGAATACGTGTATGCTAACGACCTCATCACTCTGCGAATTGAAGAAACAGACTATAACTATCAAAAAGTAAACAGCGGCGCAAAAGAAAATGTAAATATTTTATATGAAGACGAACACTTAATTGTACTCAACAAACCAGCTGGCGTAAAAACTCATCCTAACCAGCCAACAGAAACAAAGACACTTTTGAATGACTTAACTGCTTATTTATCTGAGCAAGGAACACAACCTTATGTTGTTCATCGTTTAGACATGGAAACGTCAGGCGTCATACTATTTGCTAAAAACCCCCTTGTTCTCCCTATCTTAGGTAGACTCTTAGAAAAAAAGAAAATTCACCGAGCTTACCAAGCGACCGTTTGGGGCAAATTATCAGCTAATCGTACCATTGATAAAAAAATTGGGCGTGATCGCCATGACCGACGTAAACGTATCGTCGATCCAAAAGGTGGAAAACCTGCTAAGACTCAAGTAAAAGTCTACCAAACGCACAAAAACACAAGCGAAGTTTATTGCACACTTACTACTGGTAGAACGCATCAAATACGTGTCCATCTAGCAAGTATTGGCCACCCAGTCGTGGGAGATCCATTATATCAAAATAAGAAGGCATCCCGATTGTATTTACATGCTTATGAAATGGAATTATTCCACCCTTTTACTCAAGAACAGCTTAAAATAACTGCACAACCGGGGATTTGGTAA
- a CDS encoding pseudouridine synthase, whose product MRLDKYLANMGFGTRKEVKKLIKNKRVAVNEKIETVDKRQVDEYEDYVTLDGEEVVYQKYFYYMLNKPAGVITATIDDFEPTVLDIFSDQDFRMDLSPVGRLDKDTEGLLIITNDGALSHRLLSPKKHIEKEYLVKIDGIMTSEDVRRVASGMQIDGGELCLPAELIIDEVDEENEETTARIVLQEGKFHQIKRMVHTLGKEVMYLQRIRMGQLYLDEQLDLGSYRELSEEEITRLEKR is encoded by the coding sequence TTGCGATTAGATAAGTATTTAGCAAATATGGGATTTGGTACCAGAAAAGAAGTCAAAAAATTAATTAAAAATAAACGAGTAGCAGTAAATGAAAAAATAGAAACAGTAGACAAACGTCAAGTCGATGAATATGAGGATTATGTGACTTTAGATGGAGAAGAGGTTGTCTATCAAAAATATTTTTATTATATGCTTAACAAGCCTGCAGGAGTTATCACGGCAACGATTGATGATTTTGAACCGACTGTTTTGGATATTTTTTCTGACCAAGATTTTCGTATGGATCTTAGCCCAGTGGGTCGATTGGATAAAGACACGGAAGGCTTACTTATAATAACTAATGATGGGGCACTTTCTCATCGCTTACTCTCGCCAAAAAAACATATAGAAAAAGAATATTTAGTTAAAATTGATGGTATTATGACCTCTGAAGATGTTCGCCGCGTTGCTAGCGGCATGCAAATTGATGGAGGCGAACTTTGTTTGCCGGCGGAATTGATAATTGACGAAGTCGATGAAGAAAATGAAGAAACAACCGCTCGCATAGTCCTTCAAGAAGGAAAGTTCCATCAAATAAAACGTATGGTTCATACACTAGGGAAAGAAGTTATGTATTTACAACGTATTCGTATGGGTCAATTATATCTAGACGAGCAGTTAGATCTTGGAAGCTACCGTGAACTATCCGAAGAGGAAATCACCCGGTTAGAGAAAAGGTGA
- a CDS encoding putative polysaccharide biosynthesis protein: MMNNKDPETPELTNEDKMARGSAWMTIGNIGSRLLGVLYLLPWIYWLGDDALPANALFGMSYNVYALFLMISTAGLPSAIAKQVSYYNSINEYRASQKLFMRAMQLMLGLGVVFAVIMYVAAPALARNAGGGVELIPSMRSLSVAILVIPLMSVIRGYFQGLQNVAPYAISQLVEQVARVGYMLVATFIIMRLGSGDYVAAVTQSTFAAFIGALASIAVLLYYYKKEKGRLDVLAEMSPGNVKVNTTKLLLQTIREAIPFIIVGSGITIYKMVDQYTFISTMERFTEYSNQQLKSLFALFSSNPDKLIMVVIGLATSLATVGLPLVTEAFAKKDRPALAKLVSNNLQLYTFVMFPSTFGMMLLAYPLNTLFYQPNRLGANLLIAVSFSGLFLGLFMLTSSMLQGIYENPSAVLYFVIGLAVKFLTQTVLIYLLESYGPVVSTILGFSVTCFLNLRKLHKKTGFDIGLTLRRAVLIFLLSMVMVVFAAIARGIFGIMFTQERKVQSFILIVLVAIVGILVYLYTTLKVRLVDKLLGARVASLRTKLKIK; this comes from the coding sequence ATGATGAATAATAAAGACCCCGAAACACCAGAATTAACAAATGAAGATAAGATGGCTCGCGGTTCTGCATGGATGACAATTGGTAACATCGGCTCGCGCCTTTTAGGTGTTCTTTATCTTTTACCTTGGATCTATTGGCTAGGCGATGATGCTTTGCCTGCTAATGCGTTGTTTGGCATGAGTTACAATGTTTATGCATTATTTTTAATGATATCAACTGCGGGGCTTCCTTCTGCGATTGCTAAGCAAGTCTCTTACTATAATTCCATCAATGAATATAGGGCTAGCCAAAAGCTTTTTATGCGCGCTATGCAATTGATGTTAGGTTTAGGTGTAGTCTTTGCAGTTATTATGTATGTTGCAGCGCCAGCGTTAGCAAGAAATGCTGGTGGCGGAGTGGAGTTAATCCCATCTATGCGTTCATTAAGTGTAGCGATCCTCGTTATTCCACTAATGAGTGTCATTCGTGGTTACTTTCAAGGTCTACAAAATGTAGCTCCTTACGCTATTTCTCAACTAGTTGAACAAGTGGCTCGCGTTGGTTATATGTTGGTTGCTACATTTATTATCATGAGGCTAGGCAGTGGAGATTATGTTGCTGCAGTAACGCAATCAACCTTTGCTGCTTTTATTGGGGCACTAGCCAGCATTGCTGTGTTGCTTTATTATTATAAAAAAGAAAAAGGTAGACTCGATGTCCTAGCCGAAATGAGCCCGGGAAATGTAAAAGTAAATACAACGAAATTGTTATTACAAACAATTCGAGAAGCGATTCCTTTCATTATCGTAGGCTCAGGGATCACTATTTACAAAATGGTGGACCAATATACTTTTATTAGTACAATGGAACGTTTTACTGAGTACTCCAATCAACAATTAAAATCGCTATTTGCGTTATTTAGTAGTAATCCAGATAAATTAATCATGGTCGTGATTGGTTTGGCGACTTCTTTAGCAACTGTAGGCCTGCCTTTAGTTACAGAAGCTTTTGCTAAAAAAGATCGACCTGCTTTAGCTAAATTGGTAAGTAATAATCTGCAATTATATACTTTTGTTATGTTTCCATCTACATTTGGCATGATGTTGTTGGCTTATCCTTTAAATACCTTGTTTTATCAACCCAATCGCTTAGGTGCAAACCTATTAATTGCGGTTAGCTTTTCTGGCTTATTCCTAGGATTATTTATGCTGACTTCAAGTATGTTACAAGGAATTTATGAAAATCCTTCAGCCGTCCTTTACTTTGTTATTGGACTAGCGGTTAAATTTTTGACACAGACTGTGCTGATTTATCTGTTAGAATCCTATGGACCTGTAGTTTCAACTATCCTTGGGTTTAGTGTTACTTGCTTTTTGAATTTACGTAAATTGCATAAAAAAACTGGCTTTGATATTGGTCTAACTCTTCGACGTGCTGTATTAATATTTTTATTGTCTATGGTTATGGTTGTTTTTGCAGCTATTGCGCGTGGAATTTTTGGAATAATGTTTACGCAAGAAAGAAAAGTACAGTCTTTTATTTTAATAGTTCTTGTTGCAATCGTGGGTATATTAGTTTACCTTTATACAACACTGAAAGTTCGTTTAGTTGATAAACTTTTAGGTGCAAGAGTCGCTTCATTGCGAACAAAATTAAAAATAAAATAA
- the murE gene encoding UDP-N-acetylmuramyl-tripeptide synthetase — MYSITLEQLYQILSEKDLLQTPNENMKTNQTFTYLSYDSRDLAEHTLFFCKGLHFNVASLHDAIHKGVEVYVSEIKYESSAQAVLVTDIRKAMAVVAQYFYHNPQDNLYKIGITGTKGKTTTAYFVKKILDDAFNKKVALFSSEETTLDGTTFSSSALTTPEALDLYRQMATACENGLTHLVMEVSSQAYKTQRVYNLTFETGVFLNISPDHISPIEHPTFEDYFQCKRQLLLNSKQMVINQESDQFARLKQTCVDYQIPLYTYGYELGTYLLADKAEERTFKLTAKNKDSLGIDGSYQLALFGQFNHENAAAAILVCGLANVSKQMCQESLPLAQIPGRMNLLEKPNGAYVFVDYAHNYLSIHAIGRFARQLRPEGRLIIVTGSAGGKAISRRPDIGRALSECADVAIITSDDPDFEDPKDIASEITTAITNPNVNIQLELNRAVAVTSAFNQAKSKDTVIIAGKGTEKMMKYRGEESFYEGDFHIVKRLINETK, encoded by the coding sequence ATGTATTCAATAACTCTGGAACAACTCTATCAAATTTTAAGTGAAAAAGACTTATTACAAACTCCTAATGAAAATATGAAAACCAACCAGACCTTTACTTATCTTTCTTACGATTCGCGTGATTTAGCTGAACACACGCTTTTTTTCTGTAAAGGACTTCACTTCAATGTCGCTTCTTTACATGATGCTATACATAAAGGTGTAGAGGTTTATGTTTCTGAAATAAAATATGAAAGCTCTGCTCAAGCTGTCCTTGTCACAGATATCCGCAAAGCAATGGCAGTAGTTGCACAATACTTTTATCATAACCCTCAGGATAACTTATATAAAATTGGTATTACCGGAACTAAGGGAAAGACGACGACAGCTTATTTTGTCAAAAAAATATTAGATGACGCTTTTAATAAAAAAGTCGCCTTGTTTTCTTCAGAAGAAACAACTTTAGACGGGACAACTTTTTCTTCCTCAGCATTAACAACGCCTGAAGCTCTTGATTTATATCGACAAATGGCTACCGCTTGTGAAAATGGACTTACACATTTAGTGATGGAAGTCTCATCACAAGCATATAAGACACAACGAGTTTATAACCTCACTTTTGAAACAGGTGTCTTTTTAAATATCAGTCCTGATCACATTAGCCCAATTGAACATCCGACTTTTGAAGATTATTTTCAATGTAAAAGACAACTATTATTAAATAGCAAGCAAATGGTTATTAATCAGGAAAGTGATCAATTTGCGCGTTTAAAACAAACCTGTGTTGACTACCAAATCCCTTTATATACTTACGGATACGAGTTAGGCACTTATCTTTTAGCAGATAAAGCAGAGGAGCGAACATTCAAACTTACGGCTAAAAATAAGGATTCTTTAGGCATTGATGGAAGTTATCAATTAGCTTTATTTGGCCAATTTAATCATGAAAATGCTGCAGCAGCGATCTTAGTGTGTGGTTTAGCCAATGTTTCTAAACAAATGTGCCAGGAAAGTTTGCCTTTAGCTCAGATCCCTGGTCGTATGAATTTACTAGAAAAACCTAATGGAGCTTACGTCTTTGTTGATTACGCCCATAATTATCTTAGTATTCATGCCATCGGTCGGTTTGCTCGGCAATTAAGACCTGAAGGACGCCTCATTATTGTTACGGGTAGTGCTGGAGGTAAGGCAATCTCACGTAGACCTGATATTGGTAGAGCACTTTCAGAGTGTGCAGATGTTGCGATTATAACTAGTGATGATCCAGATTTTGAAGATCCAAAAGATATCGCGTCAGAAATCACAACAGCTATCACTAATCCAAATGTAAATATACAATTAGAACTTAATCGAGCCGTTGCTGTGACCTCAGCTTTTAATCAAGCTAAAAGTAAAGATACAGTCATTATTGCTGGAAAAGGCACCGAAAAAATGATGAAGTACCGTGGAGAAGAAAGCTTTTATGAAGGTGACTTTCATATCGTTAAACGTTTGATTAACGAGACAAAATAA
- a CDS encoding Ohr family peroxiredoxin, with translation MSNKMSVSTVINEGGREGVSRSLSGDFEVKTSGTNKKGYTNPEELFAAGLSACFNGAIQFPLDRDGLGDRNRTIRAEVTLYGDLPNDHTTLHLEVTVIGKIDGVSKEDTLKYMKETDGICPYSKAVNGNIDINYQAED, from the coding sequence ATGAGCAACAAGATGTCTGTTTCAACAGTAATTAATGAAGGCGGACGTGAAGGTGTTAGTAGATCTTTAAGCGGTGATTTTGAAGTAAAAACATCTGGAACAAATAAAAAGGGCTACACAAATCCTGAAGAACTATTTGCTGCAGGACTTTCTGCTTGCTTTAATGGAGCGATTCAATTCCCATTAGATCGCGATGGCTTAGGAGATCGTAATCGTACAATCCGCGCAGAAGTTACTTTATACGGTGATTTACCAAATGACCATACAACACTTCATCTAGAAGTTACAGTTATTGGTAAAATCGATGGCGTTTCTAAAGAAGATACATTGAAGTACATGAAAGAAACTGACGGTATCTGCCCTTACTCAAAAGCAGTAAATGGTAACATCGATATTAATTATCAAGCAGAAGACTAA
- a CDS encoding glycerate kinase yields the protein MKVVSVIDSFKGCASSEELNEAALLDLSSVTWQEKVNIPIADGGEGTMEAIYATNGGKWVLTTSKDPLGNDIEGSYLITSLKNKKVAVIESAVFIGLQHLDPSEESIRKATSYGLGLVVKDALQREVGEIYVTLGGSATSDGGLGMLAALDRVSYSTKGKENPLLTSTDIGFNSNEQLFKQTKLFAIADVTNPYTGENGFSKVFGPQKGASTAIVKEMETKAKELLEKVEKQYGTNLNDIKGTGAAGGLGAAVVLLGGTIIEGFPTIAEMIGLEETIKEADLIFTGEGKIDAQTENGKVPYGVATLAQKYHVPVIALCGSRSQEIGEMSRLTLGTFCIQLGPVSWQEALDKQRTLKNIRLLAYELSQVLLKGT from the coding sequence ATGAAAGTTGTTTCAGTGATTGATTCATTTAAAGGTTGTGCTTCTTCAGAAGAATTAAATGAAGCTGCATTATTAGACTTATCTTCTGTTACTTGGCAAGAAAAAGTAAACATACCGATTGCTGATGGGGGCGAAGGCACGATGGAAGCAATCTATGCTACTAATGGAGGTAAATGGGTTTTAACAACAAGCAAGGATCCTCTTGGAAATGATATTGAGGGCAGCTATTTAATTACTTCACTTAAAAATAAAAAAGTAGCTGTGATTGAATCTGCTGTCTTTATTGGATTACAACACCTTGATCCTTCAGAAGAGTCTATACGAAAAGCCACTTCCTATGGACTGGGTCTTGTAGTAAAGGATGCTTTACAAAGAGAAGTAGGCGAAATTTATGTAACACTTGGTGGAAGTGCAACGTCAGATGGCGGTCTAGGAATGCTTGCGGCTTTAGATAGGGTTTCTTATTCTACTAAAGGGAAAGAAAATCCGCTACTGACCTCTACAGATATTGGTTTTAATTCGAATGAACAGTTATTTAAGCAAACAAAATTGTTTGCCATTGCAGATGTTACCAATCCTTATACGGGAGAGAATGGGTTTTCTAAGGTGTTTGGTCCTCAAAAAGGAGCTAGTACAGCTATAGTAAAAGAAATGGAGACTAAAGCTAAAGAATTGTTGGAAAAAGTAGAAAAACAGTATGGCACAAATTTAAATGACATTAAAGGAACTGGCGCTGCCGGAGGATTAGGAGCCGCAGTGGTTTTATTAGGCGGTACGATTATCGAAGGATTTCCAACGATAGCCGAAATGATAGGACTAGAAGAAACCATTAAAGAAGCTGATTTAATTTTCACTGGAGAAGGTAAAATAGACGCACAAACAGAAAATGGGAAAGTTCCTTATGGGGTAGCTACTCTTGCGCAAAAATACCACGTTCCAGTTATTGCTTTGTGTGGCAGCCGTTCGCAAGAAATTGGAGAAATGTCCCGGTTAACATTAGGGACATTTTGTATTCAATTAGGACCTGTCTCTTGGCAAGAAGCATTAGATAAGCAAAGAACACTAAAAAACATCCGCTTGTTAGCTTATGAGTTAAGCCAAGTATTGTTGAAGGGAACGTAG
- the leuS gene encoding leucine--tRNA ligase: protein MKTYDHKAIEKKWQAYWKKNHTFVTTEDKQKPNSYMLDMFPYPSGQGLHVGHPEGYTATDILARMKRSQGHNVLHPMGWDAFGLPAEQYALDTGNDPAEFTQENIEVFRRQINSLGFSYDWSREINTTDPEYYKWTQWIFTKLYEKGLAYEAEVPVNWVPELGTVIANEEVVDGKSERGGYDVVRKPMRQWMLKITEYADRLLDDLEELDWPESIKEMQRNWIGRSTGANVQFKVKGTDKTFTVFTTRPDTLFGATYAVFAPELELVQEITPSERKKAVDQYIEKAAKKSELSRTDLAKEKTGVFTGAYAINPANGEEIPIWIADYVLSSYGTGAIMSVPAHDERDYEFAKKFHLDIIPVVEGGDTEKEAFTEDGPHINSGFLNGLDKNEAIDKMVAWLEKEGLGKKQVSYRLRDWLFSRQRYWGEPIPIIHWEDGTKTALSEDDLPLELPKASDIKPSGTGESPLANVTDWVNVTDPKTGKKGYRETNTMPQWAGSSWYFLRFVDPHNKGALADYDHLKEWMPVDVYIGGAEHAVLHLLYARFWHKFLYDIGVVPTKEPFQKLYNQGMILGTNNEKMSKSRGNVVNPDDVVEQYGADTLRLYEMFMGPLDASVAWSENGLEGSRKFLDRVWRLCVDEEGKMRDRITTINDGSLTKVYNQTVKKVTDDFESLRFNTGISQLMVFVNEANKVDSLYYGYIAGFVQLLAPVAPHLGEELWAILGNEGGISYVPWPTYDESALQEEQVEVVLQINGKVRAKVQASAKASKEELEEIARNNSNIQERLADKTIHKVIVVPNKIVNIVTN, encoded by the coding sequence GTGAAAACATACGATCATAAAGCTATTGAAAAAAAATGGCAAGCTTATTGGAAAAAAAATCATACATTCGTTACAACAGAAGACAAACAAAAGCCAAATTCTTATATGTTAGATATGTTTCCTTATCCATCTGGTCAAGGTTTACATGTAGGGCATCCAGAAGGCTATACAGCTACAGATATTTTGGCCCGTATGAAGCGTAGTCAAGGACATAATGTCTTGCATCCAATGGGATGGGACGCTTTTGGATTACCTGCTGAGCAATATGCTTTAGATACAGGAAATGATCCAGCAGAATTTACTCAAGAAAATATCGAAGTATTTCGTCGTCAGATTAATTCATTAGGATTTAGCTACGACTGGTCCCGTGAAATTAACACAACAGATCCAGAATATTATAAATGGACTCAGTGGATTTTTACTAAATTATATGAAAAAGGACTAGCATACGAGGCAGAGGTGCCAGTAAATTGGGTGCCTGAGCTTGGGACGGTTATTGCTAATGAAGAGGTTGTCGACGGTAAGAGTGAACGTGGCGGCTATGATGTTGTACGTAAACCAATGCGTCAGTGGATGTTGAAAATTACTGAATATGCTGATCGTTTGTTAGATGATTTAGAAGAATTGGATTGGCCTGAAAGCATTAAAGAAATGCAACGAAATTGGATTGGACGTTCTACTGGAGCAAATGTGCAATTTAAGGTAAAAGGAACAGATAAAACTTTTACTGTATTTACTACGCGTCCGGATACATTATTTGGTGCGACTTATGCAGTTTTTGCGCCAGAATTAGAGTTGGTACAAGAAATTACTCCTTCTGAGCGAAAAAAGGCCGTAGACCAATATATTGAAAAAGCAGCGAAAAAATCGGAATTAAGTCGTACAGACCTAGCCAAAGAAAAAACAGGCGTATTTACTGGTGCTTACGCGATTAATCCTGCTAATGGTGAAGAAATTCCTATATGGATTGCGGATTATGTATTATCTTCTTATGGAACTGGAGCGATTATGTCTGTACCAGCACATGATGAACGAGATTACGAATTTGCTAAGAAATTCCATTTGGATATTATTCCTGTCGTAGAAGGCGGCGATACTGAAAAAGAGGCTTTTACAGAAGATGGCCCTCATATCAACTCTGGCTTTTTGAATGGTTTGGACAAAAACGAAGCTATTGATAAAATGGTGGCTTGGTTAGAAAAAGAAGGCCTAGGGAAAAAACAAGTTAGTTATCGTTTGCGTGATTGGTTGTTTTCTCGCCAACGTTATTGGGGCGAACCCATTCCTATTATTCATTGGGAAGATGGAACAAAAACAGCACTGTCTGAAGATGATTTGCCTTTGGAATTACCTAAAGCTAGCGATATTAAGCCAAGTGGTACAGGAGAGTCCCCGCTAGCAAATGTTACGGATTGGGTCAATGTTACAGATCCTAAAACCGGGAAAAAAGGGTACCGTGAAACAAACACTATGCCACAATGGGCCGGTAGTTCTTGGTATTTCCTACGTTTTGTTGACCCGCATAATAAAGGTGCTCTAGCAGATTATGATCATTTAAAAGAATGGATGCCTGTGGATGTCTATATTGGCGGAGCTGAACATGCGGTTTTACATTTATTGTATGCGCGGTTTTGGCATAAATTCTTATATGATATTGGCGTTGTACCAACAAAAGAACCATTCCAAAAATTATATAATCAAGGTATGATTTTAGGAACAAATAATGAAAAAATGTCGAAATCACGCGGAAATGTTGTGAATCCTGATGATGTTGTCGAACAGTATGGTGCTGACACCCTACGTCTTTATGAAATGTTTATGGGGCCATTAGACGCTTCTGTTGCTTGGAGTGAAAATGGATTAGAAGGAAGTCGTAAATTCTTAGATCGTGTATGGCGCTTATGCGTGGATGAAGAGGGTAAAATGCGTGATCGGATTACAACAATTAATGATGGCTCATTGACTAAAGTTTATAATCAAACCGTTAAGAAAGTAACAGATGATTTTGAAAGCCTACGATTTAATACTGGGATTTCTCAATTAATGGTTTTTGTCAATGAGGCGAATAAAGTTGATTCGCTTTACTATGGTTATATTGCAGGTTTTGTACAGTTGTTAGCTCCTGTAGCTCCTCATTTAGGGGAAGAATTATGGGCTATCCTTGGTAACGAGGGCGGTATTTCTTACGTTCCTTGGCCAACTTATGATGAATCTGCTTTACAAGAAGAACAGGTAGAAGTTGTCTTACAAATCAATGGAAAAGTAAGAGCGAAAGTACAAGCTTCAGCTAAAGCTTCTAAAGAAGAACTGGAAGAAATCGCGAGAAATAACTCGAACATTCAAGAGCGTTTAGCAGATAAGACAATTCATAAAGTGATTGTTGTACCAAACAAAATTGTCAATATCGTAACAAACTAA